In Macadamia integrifolia cultivar HAES 741 chromosome 1, SCU_Mint_v3, whole genome shotgun sequence, a single window of DNA contains:
- the LOC122072050 gene encoding cytosolic sulfotransferase 15-like, which produces MSYPQVSPLEYFEEEEGLNEECKTLLSSLPKERGWASTQLYQYHAFWYTARTLQGVLSCQQHFLATLVDLFLITSPKSGTTWLKALAFTIINLSKYSTFHHPLLTPNPHELVPYLEVNLFMNNQIPDLTSFSSPRLFCSHIPYASLPNSIPQLGCKLVYLCRNPRDTFISLWHFTNRLRPKTLGTLSLDEEFERFCKGVCVNGPFWDHVLGYWKESLERPDTVLFLKFEELKVQPNVQLRRIAKFLGYPFSEEKEGVVEEILRLCSFDHLSNLDVNKNGKTVFGVEHNAFFRRGEVGYWDNHLIPEMIQQFELFVEYKFYRSGLTF; this is translated from the coding sequence ATGTCGTATCCTCAAGTCTCTCCCCTCGAGTACTTCGAAGAAGAGGAGGGATTGAATGAAGAGTGCAAAACCCTGCTCTCCTCCCTTCCTAAAGAGAGAGGATGGGCCTCCACTCAACTCTACCAATACCATGCCTTTTGGTACACCGCAAGGACACTCCAAGGAGTTCTCTCTTGCCAACAACACTTCCTAGCCACCCTAGTTGATCTATTTCTCATCACTAGTCCCAAATCTGGCACCACTTGGCTTAAGGCCTTGGCCTTCACCATCATCAACCTCAGCAAGTACTCCACTTTCCACCACCCACTCCTCACCCCTAACCCACATGAACTGGTTCCTTACTTAGAGGTCAACCTCTTCATGAACAACCAAATCCCTGATCTCACCTCCTTCTCCTCTCCCAGGCTCTTCTGTAGCCATATCCCCTATGCATCTCTCCCTAATTCAATACCCCAATTGGGTTGCAAACTTGTTTATCTTTGTAGGAACCCAAGAGACACCTTCATCTCTCTTTGGCACTTCACAAACAGGTTGAGACCCAAGACATTGGGAACCCTTTCACTGGATGAAGAATTTGAGAGGTTCTGTaagggtgtgtgtgtgaatgGACCCTTTTGGGATCATGTCCTAGGGTACTGGAAAGAGAGCTTGGAGAGACCTGACACAGTTCTGTTCTTGAAGTTTGAAGAGTTGAAGGTACAGCCCAATGTCCAGTTGAGAAGGATCGCTAAGTTCTTGGGTTATCCATTTTCTGAGGAGAAGGAAGGGGTGGTGGAGGAGATATTGAGGTTGTGTAGTTTCGATCATTTGAGCAACTTGGACGTGAACAAGAATGGGAAGACAGTGTTTGGGGTTGAACACAATGCGTTCTTCAGGCGAGGTGAAGTGGGATATTGGGATAATCATCTTATACCAGAGATGATACAGCAGTTTGAACTGTTTGTGGAATATAAATTTTATCGCTCTGGTCTAACGTTTTAG